One window from the genome of Rhinolophus ferrumequinum isolate MPI-CBG mRhiFer1 chromosome 10, mRhiFer1_v1.p, whole genome shotgun sequence encodes:
- the NTF3 gene encoding neurotrophin-3 isoform X1 has translation MVTSATILQVNKVMSILFYVIFLAYLRGIQGNNMDQRSLPEDSLNSLIIKLIQADILKNKLSKQMVDVKENYQSTLPKAEAPQEREQGEPAKSEFQPMIAMDPELLRQQRRYNSPRVLLSDSAPLEPPPLYLMEDYVGNPVVANRTSRRKRYAEHKSHRGEYSVCDSESLWVTDKSSAIDIRGHQVTVLGEIKTGNSPVKQYFYETRCKEARPVKNGCRGIDDKHWNSQCKTSQTYVRALTSENNKLVGWRWIRIDTSCVCALSRKIGRT, from the coding sequence ATCTTACAGGTGAACAAGGTGATGTCCATCTTGTTTTATGTGATATTTCTCGCTTATCTCCGTGGCATCCAAGGTAACAACATGGATCAAAGGAGTTTGCCAGAAGACTCGCTCAATTCGCTGATTATTAAGCTGATCCAGGCAGATATATTGAAAAACAAGCTTTCCAAGCAGATGGTGGACGTTAAGGAAAACTACCAGAGCACTCTGCCCAAGGCAGAGGCCCCCCAAGAGCGGGAGCAGGGTGAGCCCGCCAAGTCGGAATTTCAGCCGATGATTGCAATGGACCCGGAACTGCTGCGGCAACAGAGACGCTACAACTCGCCCCGGGTCCTGCTGAGTGACAGCGCCCCCTTGGAGCCCCCGCCCTTGTATCTCATGGAGGATTACGTGGGCAACCCCGTGGTGGCGAACAGAACGTCGCGGAGGAAGAGGTATGCGGAGCACAAGAGTCACCGAGGGGAGTACTCCGTGTGTGACAGCGAGAGCCTGTGGGTGACCGACAAGTCGTCGGCCATCGACATTCGGGGACACCAGGTCACGGTGCTGGGGGAGATCAAAACCGGCAACTCTCCTGtcaaacaatatttttatgaGACGAGATGTAAAGAAGCCAGGCCTGTCAAAAATGGTTGTAGGGGGATTGACGATAAACACTGGAACTCACAGTGCAAAACGTCCCAAACCTATGTCCGAGCACTGACGTCAGAAAACAATAAACTTGTAGGCTGGCGATGGATACGGATAGACacctcctgtgtgtgtgccttGTCGAGAAAAATCGGAAGAACATAA
- the NTF3 gene encoding neurotrophin-3 isoform X2 gives MSILFYVIFLAYLRGIQGNNMDQRSLPEDSLNSLIIKLIQADILKNKLSKQMVDVKENYQSTLPKAEAPQEREQGEPAKSEFQPMIAMDPELLRQQRRYNSPRVLLSDSAPLEPPPLYLMEDYVGNPVVANRTSRRKRYAEHKSHRGEYSVCDSESLWVTDKSSAIDIRGHQVTVLGEIKTGNSPVKQYFYETRCKEARPVKNGCRGIDDKHWNSQCKTSQTYVRALTSENNKLVGWRWIRIDTSCVCALSRKIGRT, from the coding sequence ATGTCCATCTTGTTTTATGTGATATTTCTCGCTTATCTCCGTGGCATCCAAGGTAACAACATGGATCAAAGGAGTTTGCCAGAAGACTCGCTCAATTCGCTGATTATTAAGCTGATCCAGGCAGATATATTGAAAAACAAGCTTTCCAAGCAGATGGTGGACGTTAAGGAAAACTACCAGAGCACTCTGCCCAAGGCAGAGGCCCCCCAAGAGCGGGAGCAGGGTGAGCCCGCCAAGTCGGAATTTCAGCCGATGATTGCAATGGACCCGGAACTGCTGCGGCAACAGAGACGCTACAACTCGCCCCGGGTCCTGCTGAGTGACAGCGCCCCCTTGGAGCCCCCGCCCTTGTATCTCATGGAGGATTACGTGGGCAACCCCGTGGTGGCGAACAGAACGTCGCGGAGGAAGAGGTATGCGGAGCACAAGAGTCACCGAGGGGAGTACTCCGTGTGTGACAGCGAGAGCCTGTGGGTGACCGACAAGTCGTCGGCCATCGACATTCGGGGACACCAGGTCACGGTGCTGGGGGAGATCAAAACCGGCAACTCTCCTGtcaaacaatatttttatgaGACGAGATGTAAAGAAGCCAGGCCTGTCAAAAATGGTTGTAGGGGGATTGACGATAAACACTGGAACTCACAGTGCAAAACGTCCCAAACCTATGTCCGAGCACTGACGTCAGAAAACAATAAACTTGTAGGCTGGCGATGGATACGGATAGACacctcctgtgtgtgtgccttGTCGAGAAAAATCGGAAGAACATAA